A genomic region of Pogona vitticeps strain Pit_001003342236 chromosome 15, PviZW2.1, whole genome shotgun sequence contains the following coding sequences:
- the MRPL24 gene encoding large ribosomal subunit protein uL24m has translation MRLSLLRAMAKAWPPPGYRYADWIKAQPGVRRRKVFVEPIADQDWKVFKGDTVQILKGKDSGKLGLVAEVVRQRNWVVVQGLNVHYCYHGRTSTDPGMLVANETPLLVRDVSLVDPTDKQPTEVEWRYTEEGTRVRVSLRTGRIIPKPIEEREDGIIPEQWIDGPKDTPAKEALEKTYVPSLKTFQEEIMELKGIVETRRFKKSYWY, from the exons ATGCGGCTCTCCCTCCTGCGCGCCATGGCCAAGGCCTGGCCCCCGCCGGGCTACCGCTACGCGGACTGGATCAAGGCCCAGCCGGGAGTCCGGCGCCGGAAGGTCTTCGTGGAGCCCATCGCGGACCAAGACTGGAAGGTCTTCAAGGGCGACACG GTCCAGATCCTCAAAGGGAAAGACAGCGGCAAGCTTGGGCTGGTGGCGGAAGTCGTCCGGCAGCGGAACTGGGTGGTCGTGCAAGGCCTGAACGTG cACTACTGCTATCACGGGAGGACCTCCACCGACCCTGGGATGCTCGTGGCCAATGAAACCCCGCTGCTGGTGAGGGATGTCTCCCTGGTGGACCCCACAGACAA GCAGCCCACCGAAGTAGAATGGCGTTACACCGAAGAGGGTACGCGAGTGCGTGTCTCGCTCAGGACTGGCAGGATCATCCCCAAGCCCATTGAAGAGAGGGAGGACGGCATCATTCCGGAGCAATGGATAG aCGGCCCCAAGGACACACCTGCGAAGGAGGCTTTGGAGAAGACCTACGTCCCTTCCCTGAAGACTTTCCAGGAGGAAATCATGGAACTGAAAGGCATTGTGGAAACCCGTCGCTTCAAGAAGTCTTACTGGTATTGA